The following proteins are co-located in the Doryrhamphus excisus isolate RoL2022-K1 chromosome 15, RoL_Dexc_1.0, whole genome shotgun sequence genome:
- the brd4 gene encoding bromodomain-containing protein 4 isoform X2, protein MDFKMHAKSNDLLDFQKLDALLEKIAHSVSVKRESSEECNGISGALSVESVPGPRLNWCTANPAPSALAPAPAPGPEPMPNPVRMGDGLDAAQMSGSSSSSSSSSSGQGQHHMAGNPPPPEYNNPDRPKRQTNQLHYLLKVVVKTLWKHQFAWPFQAPVDAVKLNLPDYYTIIKHPMDMGTIKKRLENSYYCNAQECIQDFNKMFTNCYMYNKPSDDIVLMAKALEKAFLQKVAEMPQEEIEIPVMTGKGRGRGRRDAGLSLKPGAIIDPLSTTPQTRGLSNLSAAPQIRASVQGPPSLPPQPLMQALPSHVPPTLASHAPQLGVPYSLGQLDCTLQVPMMTSVPPPAQTSLPPASIQGTAPLLQNPITMTKQRKSQKRKADTTTPTANDQLNESSPAESKSGKTLPRRESNRPTKIIKKEAPDSQHQVAMGMGMGLSGPSSGHSPVPQDQLGYCLSLVREMLSKKHTTYAWPFYKPVDVAALGLHDYHDIIKHPMDLSTIKAKLENRQYRDPQEFAADVRLMFSNCYKYNPPDHEVVAMARKLQDVFEMRFAKMPDEPETKPLASVPAPPLHHPAPVKPQPPMGHVASSSDSSSDSSSESESSTDDSEEERAQRLAELQEQLKAVHEQLAALSQPQASKPKRKEKEKKEKKKDKHKKKVGMPGLVDEIQDATPVSQLSKRTKSSTNNNKELPKKKSSKKEGMKNSQPSALPPVLSLEDDLATLASGEKCKPMTYEEKRQLSLDINKLPGDKLGRVVHIIQSREPSLKNSNPDEIEIDFETLKPSTLRELERYVSTCLRKKKKAEKSLESMASSKKIGSSSDSSGSSSESETEAPGMVKQQKKKAQSVKEGKKTQSNVQGVPAQTVLHPHAAAFQPQMKQHQPPPVDYMAPPVTALESSQNLENSFESLPSFGQPLMHLSHHTGNSSSPAPPQLSANPAGPVSPETHPFLNQHHILPSPALHSSLPQQPSRPSHKAAPLHPKPPQQQPAPPQQQPVLQQQPTLQQQPTLQQQQQPTLQQHQQLQAQSAAPPHQLPMQILHPPQPMHQRPMSPPTLTPQGLLSSQPPQMLLEDDEDSGSATPMNQVQLYLQQFQQARQPQQPMQSLQAQARQQQQQSGQSSLLQSVQGQPQLSSQNALPTPQLPIQAQTSIAPPHQAPAQQLSLHQGRHLPHSHPQPQQQPQQQQQQQLSYQQVPALIGQPQGPPHKVAMPSSKAQQILQQQPPEQLSPRPAKPDAFLTGHLRDNPSPLMMHSPQLPQYPPVSHQSPPHHMQPKKQRAPGSQGVLKEEKLPPSPVMRGEPFNPAMRPEHHKHPDSKPSQPGLSQQSKQQRHDVKSMDSSRPVIRSSEPSGPPPSLQDKEKFKQESKAPIAPKKDVKLKNMGSWASLAQKSTSTPLSAVKSSSDSFEQFRRAAREKEEREKALKAQAEQAEKDRLRREQDKLRGRDDDDILEPSRKVHEEPRRRLEQQQQQQHHHHHHHQQQQQQQQQQQQQQQHIPVPPQQPPQQPEPQPAVIQPPPQPPTPPQPAVQSPLDQQRELARRREQERRRREAMAATIDMNFQSDLMAIFEENLF, encoded by the exons AGAGTCCAGCGAAGAGTGCAATGGGATCAGCGGTGCTCTGTCAGTGGAGTCTGTGCCGGGGCCAAGATTGAACTGGTGTACTGCCAACCCCGCTCCCTCTGCCCTCGCTCCAGCCCCTGCTCCGGGGCCAGAGCCCATGCCCAACCCTGTCAGAATGGGGGACGGCCTGGATGCAGCGCAGATGtcgggcagcagcagcagcagcagcagtagtagcAGCGGCCAGGGGCAGCACCACATGGCAGgcaaccccccgcccccggAATACAACAACCCTGACAGACCTAAGCGCCAGACCAATCAGCTGCACTACCTGCTCAAGGTGGTGGTGAAGACCCTGTGGAAGCACCAGTTTGCCTGGCCCTTCCAAGCACCCGTGGATGCAGTCAAACTCAATCTGCCC GACTActacacaataataaaacatcctATGGACATGGGAACAATTAAGAAAAGGCTTGAAAACAGCTACTACTGCAATGCCCAAGAATGTATTCAAGACTTCAACAAGATGTTTACCAACTGCTACATGTACAATAAG CCTTCCGATGACATAGTCTTAATGGCTAAAGCCCTTGAGAAGGCTTTTCTCCAAAAGGTCGCCGAAATGCCTCAGGAAGAAATTGAGATTCCGGTCATGACAGGGAAGGGCAGGGGCCGAGGTCGAAGAGATGCCG GTCTCAGCTTGAAACCAGGGGCTATAATTGATCCTTTGTCCACAACTCCTCAAACACGGGGCCTGTCCAACCTCTCGGCGGCACCTCAGATCAGAGCATCGGTGCAGGGCCCGCCTTCACTACCTCCTCAGCCTTTAATGCAGGCCCTACCGTCCCACGTTCCCCCGACGTTAGCAAGCCACGCACCGCAGCTTGGAGTACCCTACTCCTTGGGCCAACTGGATTGCACTCTTCAAGTTCCTATGATGACCTCTGTGCCTCCCCCTGCTCAGACCTCCCTTCCCCCAGCATCCATCCAGGGCACTGCCCCCCTGCTGCAAAACCCTATCACCATGACCAAA CAAAGAAAGAGCCAGAAACGAAAAGCAGACACTACGACACCGACAGCCAACGACCAGCTCAATGAGTCTTCCCCGGCGGAGTCCAAGTCGGGTAAGACGCTGCCCCGGCGGGAAAGCAACCGCCCCACCAAAATTATCAAGAAGGAGGCGCCGGACTCGCAGCATCAAGTAGCGATGGGGATGGGGATGGGACTGAGTGGCCCGAGTAGCGGCCATAGCCCCGTTCCACAAGATCAGCTGGGATACTGTTTGAGTCTGGTCAGGGAGATGTTGTCCAAGAAACACACGACGTACGCCTGGCCCTTCTACAAGCCCGTGGACGTGGCTGCACTGGGACTGCACGATTATCACGACATCATTAAGCATCCCATGGACCTAAGCACCATTAAG GCCAAGCTGGAGAACAGGCAATACCGGGACCCCCAGGAGTTTGCTGCTGATGTGCGGTTAATGTTTTCCAACTGTTACAAATATAATCCGCCAGACCATGAGGTGGTGGCTATGGCACGCAAGCTACAG gACGTGTTCGAGATGCGCTTCGCCAAGATGCCCGATGAGCCAGAGACCAAGCCTCTCGCCTCCGTCCCAGCACCTCCGCTTCACCACCCGGCCCCGGTTAAACCCCAGCCTCCAATGGGCCACGTCGCGTCTTCCTCCGACAGCTCCAGCGACTCCTCCTCTGAGTCCGAGTCTTCAACGGACGACTCTGAAGAGGAGCGAGCTCAGAGACTGGCGGAGCTCCAGGAGCAG CTGAAGGCTGTCCACGAGCAGCTGGCCGCCCTGTCCCAGCCTCAAGCCAGCAAACCAAAGAGAAAAGAGAAGgaaaagaaagagaagaagaaagacaaacacaagaagaaagttggcaTGCCCGGCCTTGTCGACGAGATCCAGGATGCTACACCTGTTTCGCAGCTGTCTAAAAGGACCAAGTCCAGTACCAATAACAACAAAGAGCTTCCCAAGAAGAAATCCAG TAAAAAAGAGGGGATGAAAAACAGCCAACCCTCCGCACTTCCGCCTGTTCTCAGCCTGGAAGACGATTTGGCGACTCTGGCTTCCGGGGAAAAGTGCAAGCCGATGACGTACGAGGAGAAGAGGCAGCTAAGCCTGGATATCAACAAGCTTCCCGGCGACAAACTCGGCCGCGTGGTGCATATCATCCAGTCCAGAGAGCCCTCGCTCAAGAACTCCAACCCTGATGAAATTGAGATAGACTTTGAAACGTTGAAGCCTTCCACGCTGCGGGAGCTGGAGAGATACGTGTCCACGTGCCTtcgaaagaagaagaaag CGGAGAAGTCTTTGGAGTCCATGGCGTCCTCCAAAAAGATAGGCTCTTCCTCGGATAGCAGTGGCTCCAGCTCAGAGAGCGAAACGGAAGCTCCAG GCATGGTaaagcaacagaagaagaaggccCAGTCTGTGAAGGAGGGAAAGAAGACGCAATCTAACGTACAGGGTGTTCCGGCTCAGACTGTGCTTCATCCTCATGCAGCAGCTTTTCAGCCTCAGATGAAGCAACATCAGCCACCCCCTGTGGACTACATGGCTCCGCCCGTCACCGCCCTGGAGTCTTCCCAAAACTTGGAGAACAGCTTTGAGTCCCTGCCTTCTTTCGGCCAGCCCCTCATGCATCTTTCCCACCACACTGGCAATTCCTCGTCCCCTGCGCCGCCTCAGCTCAGTGCTAACCCTGCCGGGCCAGTGTCGCCCGAGACGCATCCCTTCCTCAACCAACATCATATTCTCCCATCTCCTG CCTTGCACAGTTCCCTGCCTCAGCAGCCCTCTCGGCCCAGTCACAAGGCGGCACCTCTTCATCCCAAACCCCCCCAGCAGCAACCAGCACCTCCCCAGCAGCAGCCAGTGTTGCAGCAACAGCCGACCCTGCAGCAACagccaacattgcagcagcagcagcagcccacGTTGCAGCAACATCAGCAGCTCCAAGCCCAGTCCGCAGCTCCACCGCATCAGCTCCCCATGCAGATCCTTCACCCTCCTCAGCCCATGCACCAGAGGCCCATGTCCCCGCCGACGCTCACACCCCAGGGCTTGCTGTCTTCGCAGCCGCCCCAGATGCTGCTCGAGGATGACGAAGATTCAGGATCCGCAACGCCTATGAACCAAGTGCAATTGTACCTGCAGCAGTTCCAGCAAGCCCGTCAGCCCCAGCAGCCCATGCAGTCGCTTCAGGCGCAAGCccgtcagcagcagcagcagtcagGACAGTCATCTCTGCTGCAGTCGGTTCAGGGCCAACCTCAGCTCTCATCCCAGAATGCACTGCCCACCCCTCAGCTTCCAATTCAGGCGCAGACTTCGATAGCCCCGCCGCACCAAGCCCCGGCCCAACAGTTGTCCCTCCACCAGGGTCGCCACCTGCCACATAGTCACCCTCAGCCTCAGCAGCAGccgcaacagcagcagcagcagcagctgagcTATCAGCAGGTTCCTGCGCTCATTGGTCAGCCTCAGGGGCCACCACACAAGGTGGCCATGCCCAGCAGCAAAGCACAGCAGATCCTTCAGCAGCAGCCCCCAGAGCAGCTGTCCCCTCGCCCGGCCAAGCCTGACGCTTTCCTCACAG GTCACCTGAGGGATAACCCATCCCCTCTCATGATGCATTCCCCGCAACTTCCTCAGTACCCTCCAGTGTCACACCAGTCTCCCCCTCATCATATGCAGCCCAAGAAG CAAAGAGCTCCCGGGAGTCAAGGAGTTCTCAAAGAGGAGAAGCTTCCTCCTTCACCGGTGATGAGGGGAGAGCCCTTTAACCCTGCCATGAGGCCAGAGCATCACAAGCATCCCGACAGCAAGCCGTCTCAGCCGGGCCTTAGTCAGCAGAGTAAGCAACAAAGACACG ATGTGAAGTCCATGGACAGCTCTCGGCCCGTCATTCGCTCCTCTGAGCCCAGTGGACCGCCGCCCTCCCTGCAAGACAAGGAGAAGTTCAAACAGGAATCCAAGGCACCTATTGCACCCAAAAAG GATGTGAAGCTGAAGAACATGGGTTCGTGGGCCAGCCTGGCACAGAAGTCCACGTCTACGCCCTTGTCCGCCGTCAAGTCCTCGAGCGACAGCTTCGAGCAGTTCCGCCGAGCCGCTCGTGAGAAAGAGGAGCGGGAGAAGGCCCTCAAGGCGCAGGCTGAGCAGGCGGAAAAGGACCGACTACGTCGAGAGCAGGACAAACTACG AGGTCGGGATGACGACGACATCCTGGAGCCGAGCAGAAAGGTGCACGAGGAACCACGCAGGCGtctggagcagcagcagcagcagcagcatcaccaccatcaccaccaccagcagcagcaacaacaacaacagcagcagcagcagcagcagcaacacatcCCAGTACCCCCACAGCAACCCCCACAGCAACCTGAGCCTCAGCCAGCTGTCATCCAGCCTCCCCCACAGCCTCCAACACCGCCTCAGCCTGCCGTACAGAGTCCGCTTGACCAGCAGAGGGAGCTAGCACGGCGACGGGAGCAGGAGAGGAGGCGACGAGAAGCG ATGGCAGCAACGATTGACATGAATTTCCAAAGTGACTTAATGGCCATCTTTGAGGAGAACCTCTTTTGA
- the brd4 gene encoding bromodomain-containing protein 4 isoform X1, producing the protein MDFKMHAKSNDLLDFQKLDALLEKIAHSVSVKRESSEECNGISGALSVESVPGPRLNWCTANPAPSALAPAPAPGPEPMPNPVRMGDGLDAAQMSGSSSSSSSSSSGQGQHHMAGNPPPPEYNNPDRPKRQTNQLHYLLKVVVKTLWKHQFAWPFQAPVDAVKLNLPDYYTIIKHPMDMGTIKKRLENSYYCNAQECIQDFNKMFTNCYMYNKPSDDIVLMAKALEKAFLQKVAEMPQEEIEIPVMTGKGRGRGRRDAGLSLKPGAIIDPLSTTPQTRGLSNLSAAPQIRASVQGPPSLPPQPLMQALPSHVPPTLASHAPQLGVPYSLGQLDCTLQVPMMTSVPPPAQTSLPPASIQGTAPLLQNPITMTKQRKSQKRKADTTTPTANDQLNESSPAESKSGKTLPRRESNRPTKIIKKEAPDSQHQVAMGMGMGLSGPSSGHSPVPQDQLGYCLSLVREMLSKKHTTYAWPFYKPVDVAALGLHDYHDIIKHPMDLSTIKAKLENRQYRDPQEFAADVRLMFSNCYKYNPPDHEVVAMARKLQDVFEMRFAKMPDEPETKPLASVPAPPLHHPAPVKPQPPMGHVASSSDSSSDSSSESESSTDDSEEERAQRLAELQEQLKAVHEQLAALSQPQASKPKRKEKEKKEKKKDKHKKKVGMPGLVDEIQDATPVSQLSKRTKSSTNNNKELPKKKSSKKEGMKNSQPSALPPVLSLEDDLATLASGEKCKPMTYEEKRQLSLDINKLPGDKLGRVVHIIQSREPSLKNSNPDEIEIDFETLKPSTLRELERYVSTCLRKKKKGGAEKSLESMASSKKIGSSSDSSGSSSESETEAPGMVKQQKKKAQSVKEGKKTQSNVQGVPAQTVLHPHAAAFQPQMKQHQPPPVDYMAPPVTALESSQNLENSFESLPSFGQPLMHLSHHTGNSSSPAPPQLSANPAGPVSPETHPFLNQHHILPSPALHSSLPQQPSRPSHKAAPLHPKPPQQQPAPPQQQPVLQQQPTLQQQPTLQQQQQPTLQQHQQLQAQSAAPPHQLPMQILHPPQPMHQRPMSPPTLTPQGLLSSQPPQMLLEDDEDSGSATPMNQVQLYLQQFQQARQPQQPMQSLQAQARQQQQQSGQSSLLQSVQGQPQLSSQNALPTPQLPIQAQTSIAPPHQAPAQQLSLHQGRHLPHSHPQPQQQPQQQQQQQLSYQQVPALIGQPQGPPHKVAMPSSKAQQILQQQPPEQLSPRPAKPDAFLTGHLRDNPSPLMMHSPQLPQYPPVSHQSPPHHMQPKKQRAPGSQGVLKEEKLPPSPVMRGEPFNPAMRPEHHKHPDSKPSQPGLSQQSKQQRHDVKSMDSSRPVIRSSEPSGPPPSLQDKEKFKQESKAPIAPKKDVKLKNMGSWASLAQKSTSTPLSAVKSSSDSFEQFRRAAREKEEREKALKAQAEQAEKDRLRREQDKLRGRDDDDILEPSRKVHEEPRRRLEQQQQQQHHHHHHHQQQQQQQQQQQQQQQHIPVPPQQPPQQPEPQPAVIQPPPQPPTPPQPAVQSPLDQQRELARRREQERRRREAMAATIDMNFQSDLMAIFEENLF; encoded by the exons AGAGTCCAGCGAAGAGTGCAATGGGATCAGCGGTGCTCTGTCAGTGGAGTCTGTGCCGGGGCCAAGATTGAACTGGTGTACTGCCAACCCCGCTCCCTCTGCCCTCGCTCCAGCCCCTGCTCCGGGGCCAGAGCCCATGCCCAACCCTGTCAGAATGGGGGACGGCCTGGATGCAGCGCAGATGtcgggcagcagcagcagcagcagcagtagtagcAGCGGCCAGGGGCAGCACCACATGGCAGgcaaccccccgcccccggAATACAACAACCCTGACAGACCTAAGCGCCAGACCAATCAGCTGCACTACCTGCTCAAGGTGGTGGTGAAGACCCTGTGGAAGCACCAGTTTGCCTGGCCCTTCCAAGCACCCGTGGATGCAGTCAAACTCAATCTGCCC GACTActacacaataataaaacatcctATGGACATGGGAACAATTAAGAAAAGGCTTGAAAACAGCTACTACTGCAATGCCCAAGAATGTATTCAAGACTTCAACAAGATGTTTACCAACTGCTACATGTACAATAAG CCTTCCGATGACATAGTCTTAATGGCTAAAGCCCTTGAGAAGGCTTTTCTCCAAAAGGTCGCCGAAATGCCTCAGGAAGAAATTGAGATTCCGGTCATGACAGGGAAGGGCAGGGGCCGAGGTCGAAGAGATGCCG GTCTCAGCTTGAAACCAGGGGCTATAATTGATCCTTTGTCCACAACTCCTCAAACACGGGGCCTGTCCAACCTCTCGGCGGCACCTCAGATCAGAGCATCGGTGCAGGGCCCGCCTTCACTACCTCCTCAGCCTTTAATGCAGGCCCTACCGTCCCACGTTCCCCCGACGTTAGCAAGCCACGCACCGCAGCTTGGAGTACCCTACTCCTTGGGCCAACTGGATTGCACTCTTCAAGTTCCTATGATGACCTCTGTGCCTCCCCCTGCTCAGACCTCCCTTCCCCCAGCATCCATCCAGGGCACTGCCCCCCTGCTGCAAAACCCTATCACCATGACCAAA CAAAGAAAGAGCCAGAAACGAAAAGCAGACACTACGACACCGACAGCCAACGACCAGCTCAATGAGTCTTCCCCGGCGGAGTCCAAGTCGGGTAAGACGCTGCCCCGGCGGGAAAGCAACCGCCCCACCAAAATTATCAAGAAGGAGGCGCCGGACTCGCAGCATCAAGTAGCGATGGGGATGGGGATGGGACTGAGTGGCCCGAGTAGCGGCCATAGCCCCGTTCCACAAGATCAGCTGGGATACTGTTTGAGTCTGGTCAGGGAGATGTTGTCCAAGAAACACACGACGTACGCCTGGCCCTTCTACAAGCCCGTGGACGTGGCTGCACTGGGACTGCACGATTATCACGACATCATTAAGCATCCCATGGACCTAAGCACCATTAAG GCCAAGCTGGAGAACAGGCAATACCGGGACCCCCAGGAGTTTGCTGCTGATGTGCGGTTAATGTTTTCCAACTGTTACAAATATAATCCGCCAGACCATGAGGTGGTGGCTATGGCACGCAAGCTACAG gACGTGTTCGAGATGCGCTTCGCCAAGATGCCCGATGAGCCAGAGACCAAGCCTCTCGCCTCCGTCCCAGCACCTCCGCTTCACCACCCGGCCCCGGTTAAACCCCAGCCTCCAATGGGCCACGTCGCGTCTTCCTCCGACAGCTCCAGCGACTCCTCCTCTGAGTCCGAGTCTTCAACGGACGACTCTGAAGAGGAGCGAGCTCAGAGACTGGCGGAGCTCCAGGAGCAG CTGAAGGCTGTCCACGAGCAGCTGGCCGCCCTGTCCCAGCCTCAAGCCAGCAAACCAAAGAGAAAAGAGAAGgaaaagaaagagaagaagaaagacaaacacaagaagaaagttggcaTGCCCGGCCTTGTCGACGAGATCCAGGATGCTACACCTGTTTCGCAGCTGTCTAAAAGGACCAAGTCCAGTACCAATAACAACAAAGAGCTTCCCAAGAAGAAATCCAG TAAAAAAGAGGGGATGAAAAACAGCCAACCCTCCGCACTTCCGCCTGTTCTCAGCCTGGAAGACGATTTGGCGACTCTGGCTTCCGGGGAAAAGTGCAAGCCGATGACGTACGAGGAGAAGAGGCAGCTAAGCCTGGATATCAACAAGCTTCCCGGCGACAAACTCGGCCGCGTGGTGCATATCATCCAGTCCAGAGAGCCCTCGCTCAAGAACTCCAACCCTGATGAAATTGAGATAGACTTTGAAACGTTGAAGCCTTCCACGCTGCGGGAGCTGGAGAGATACGTGTCCACGTGCCTtcgaaagaagaagaaaggtgGAG CGGAGAAGTCTTTGGAGTCCATGGCGTCCTCCAAAAAGATAGGCTCTTCCTCGGATAGCAGTGGCTCCAGCTCAGAGAGCGAAACGGAAGCTCCAG GCATGGTaaagcaacagaagaagaaggccCAGTCTGTGAAGGAGGGAAAGAAGACGCAATCTAACGTACAGGGTGTTCCGGCTCAGACTGTGCTTCATCCTCATGCAGCAGCTTTTCAGCCTCAGATGAAGCAACATCAGCCACCCCCTGTGGACTACATGGCTCCGCCCGTCACCGCCCTGGAGTCTTCCCAAAACTTGGAGAACAGCTTTGAGTCCCTGCCTTCTTTCGGCCAGCCCCTCATGCATCTTTCCCACCACACTGGCAATTCCTCGTCCCCTGCGCCGCCTCAGCTCAGTGCTAACCCTGCCGGGCCAGTGTCGCCCGAGACGCATCCCTTCCTCAACCAACATCATATTCTCCCATCTCCTG CCTTGCACAGTTCCCTGCCTCAGCAGCCCTCTCGGCCCAGTCACAAGGCGGCACCTCTTCATCCCAAACCCCCCCAGCAGCAACCAGCACCTCCCCAGCAGCAGCCAGTGTTGCAGCAACAGCCGACCCTGCAGCAACagccaacattgcagcagcagcagcagcccacGTTGCAGCAACATCAGCAGCTCCAAGCCCAGTCCGCAGCTCCACCGCATCAGCTCCCCATGCAGATCCTTCACCCTCCTCAGCCCATGCACCAGAGGCCCATGTCCCCGCCGACGCTCACACCCCAGGGCTTGCTGTCTTCGCAGCCGCCCCAGATGCTGCTCGAGGATGACGAAGATTCAGGATCCGCAACGCCTATGAACCAAGTGCAATTGTACCTGCAGCAGTTCCAGCAAGCCCGTCAGCCCCAGCAGCCCATGCAGTCGCTTCAGGCGCAAGCccgtcagcagcagcagcagtcagGACAGTCATCTCTGCTGCAGTCGGTTCAGGGCCAACCTCAGCTCTCATCCCAGAATGCACTGCCCACCCCTCAGCTTCCAATTCAGGCGCAGACTTCGATAGCCCCGCCGCACCAAGCCCCGGCCCAACAGTTGTCCCTCCACCAGGGTCGCCACCTGCCACATAGTCACCCTCAGCCTCAGCAGCAGccgcaacagcagcagcagcagcagctgagcTATCAGCAGGTTCCTGCGCTCATTGGTCAGCCTCAGGGGCCACCACACAAGGTGGCCATGCCCAGCAGCAAAGCACAGCAGATCCTTCAGCAGCAGCCCCCAGAGCAGCTGTCCCCTCGCCCGGCCAAGCCTGACGCTTTCCTCACAG GTCACCTGAGGGATAACCCATCCCCTCTCATGATGCATTCCCCGCAACTTCCTCAGTACCCTCCAGTGTCACACCAGTCTCCCCCTCATCATATGCAGCCCAAGAAG CAAAGAGCTCCCGGGAGTCAAGGAGTTCTCAAAGAGGAGAAGCTTCCTCCTTCACCGGTGATGAGGGGAGAGCCCTTTAACCCTGCCATGAGGCCAGAGCATCACAAGCATCCCGACAGCAAGCCGTCTCAGCCGGGCCTTAGTCAGCAGAGTAAGCAACAAAGACACG ATGTGAAGTCCATGGACAGCTCTCGGCCCGTCATTCGCTCCTCTGAGCCCAGTGGACCGCCGCCCTCCCTGCAAGACAAGGAGAAGTTCAAACAGGAATCCAAGGCACCTATTGCACCCAAAAAG GATGTGAAGCTGAAGAACATGGGTTCGTGGGCCAGCCTGGCACAGAAGTCCACGTCTACGCCCTTGTCCGCCGTCAAGTCCTCGAGCGACAGCTTCGAGCAGTTCCGCCGAGCCGCTCGTGAGAAAGAGGAGCGGGAGAAGGCCCTCAAGGCGCAGGCTGAGCAGGCGGAAAAGGACCGACTACGTCGAGAGCAGGACAAACTACG AGGTCGGGATGACGACGACATCCTGGAGCCGAGCAGAAAGGTGCACGAGGAACCACGCAGGCGtctggagcagcagcagcagcagcagcatcaccaccatcaccaccaccagcagcagcaacaacaacaacagcagcagcagcagcagcagcaacacatcCCAGTACCCCCACAGCAACCCCCACAGCAACCTGAGCCTCAGCCAGCTGTCATCCAGCCTCCCCCACAGCCTCCAACACCGCCTCAGCCTGCCGTACAGAGTCCGCTTGACCAGCAGAGGGAGCTAGCACGGCGACGGGAGCAGGAGAGGAGGCGACGAGAAGCG ATGGCAGCAACGATTGACATGAATTTCCAAAGTGACTTAATGGCCATCTTTGAGGAGAACCTCTTTTGA